A part of Staphylococcus haemolyticus genomic DNA contains:
- a CDS encoding GNAT family N-acetyltransferase, whose product MNIFVKNTKDLKIDDLLNILRERIRVFVIEQNCVYEEIDKNDNNAIHVVFYDQDKIIAYSRIIEHETFYSFGRVLVVNKYRKKGLGKKVVSRTLREIKKLQNENSIKKPIKIQAQAYLENFYKTFGFVSKSDIYLEDDIPHLDMEK is encoded by the coding sequence ATGAATATTTTTGTAAAAAATACTAAAGATTTAAAAATAGATGATTTGCTGAATATATTACGAGAAAGAATTAGAGTTTTTGTAATCGAACAAAATTGTGTTTATGAAGAGATTGATAAGAATGATAATAATGCTATTCATGTTGTATTTTATGATCAAGATAAAATTATTGCTTATTCAAGAATTATTGAACATGAAACTTTTTATTCATTTGGACGTGTTTTAGTTGTAAATAAATATAGAAAAAAAGGATTAGGTAAAAAAGTTGTTAGTAGAACTCTTCGAGAAATTAAAAAACTTCAAAATGAAAATTCTATTAAAAAACCTATAAAAATTCAGGCTCAAGCTTATTTAGAAAATTTTTATAAGACTTTTGGTTTTGTAAGTAAATCTGATATTTATCTTGAGGATGATATACCTCATTTGGATATGGAAAAATAA
- a CDS encoding DUF262 domain-containing protein, which yields MGFNTENRSILDIFQRSVVYMVPRYQRSYVWKETNWSELLTDITFTMNTGSRASWSHFLGTIVLNDVNEELKSSKDPGVTYYEIIDGQQRITTIYIIFAAIVKHFNSLEVEKESERAKYVKETFLTTLKSTNEKTTKLYNPDANKDIQSLLDYISYNSKSELSKNNRFYKVFTFFMSHIENKSFDDTVLFLNKLLEINIVEIISGEEEEIYNIFEVLNARGQKLKQMELLKNHIMKYVQPRTDDFIDYAKDKWNGLMNMAKGLSDIDNLINHFAKCYIKKRSENVNSVYKLIKEEVPINQLSKLLDDLYDFTEVYMQVNDVNSSDFIIEYFNIKRNQQIRSLLAAIKLLTSKNIINSSIEEKAFKNIRNFFFIFNGMQQTSNQTDKIVGSTSYSIYHCTTDAEFKIIMTDFFVKMSKYIEKSKFLTLMPNNQSFKYSNKDNSLKRNNRLVKYTLVANAQYNQQDTRIMLKEMTIEHLLPDNGNNETTAFGNLTIVTASLNSNDLSNKPITKKIEILNNKSTIKDNYNIRKYYNYETEKFDYISREKDIFENLYENVFPYNPYIYGINEKQIDTYYNNYEKVKNNNDLLKILKLKGIHFENSLRNDPLYSDQYEVFRNLL from the coding sequence GTGGGATTTAATACAGAAAATAGAAGTATTTTAGATATTTTCCAAAGATCTGTGGTATATATGGTACCAAGATATCAACGGTCATATGTATGGAAAGAAACAAATTGGTCTGAGTTATTAACTGATATAACTTTTACAATGAATACTGGATCTAGGGCTTCATGGTCTCACTTTTTAGGCACAATAGTTTTAAATGACGTAAACGAAGAGTTAAAAAGTTCTAAAGATCCTGGGGTTACATATTATGAAATTATTGATGGTCAGCAAAGGATTACTACTATATACATAATATTTGCAGCTATAGTGAAACATTTTAATTCGTTAGAAGTTGAAAAAGAGTCCGAACGTGCTAAATATGTTAAAGAAACATTTTTGACAACACTAAAATCTACTAATGAAAAGACAACAAAACTCTATAATCCAGACGCTAATAAAGACATTCAGTCTTTATTAGACTATATTTCTTATAATTCTAAAAGCGAATTATCTAAAAACAATAGATTTTACAAGGTTTTTACATTCTTTATGTCGCATATAGAAAATAAAAGTTTTGATGATACAGTACTTTTTTTAAATAAGTTATTGGAAATCAATATTGTAGAAATTATATCTGGTGAAGAAGAAGAAATATATAATATATTCGAAGTTTTAAATGCAAGAGGTCAAAAACTCAAACAAATGGAATTGCTAAAAAATCATATTATGAAATATGTACAACCAAGAACAGATGATTTTATTGATTATGCTAAAGATAAATGGAATGGATTAATGAATATGGCAAAAGGACTTTCGGATATAGATAATTTGATTAATCATTTTGCCAAATGCTATATAAAAAAACGATCAGAAAATGTTAATTCTGTTTATAAATTGATTAAGGAAGAAGTTCCTATTAACCAATTATCTAAATTACTTGATGATTTATATGACTTTACAGAAGTATACATGCAAGTTAACGATGTAAATAGTTCCGATTTTATTATTGAATATTTTAATATTAAAAGAAATCAACAAATTAGATCTTTACTAGCAGCTATAAAATTATTAACCTCAAAAAATATAATTAATAGTTCCATAGAAGAAAAAGCATTCAAAAACATAAGAAACTTCTTTTTTATTTTTAATGGAATGCAACAAACTAGTAATCAGACGGACAAAATAGTTGGTTCTACGTCCTATTCTATCTATCATTGCACTACTGACGCTGAATTTAAAATAATAATGACTGATTTTTTTGTTAAAATGAGTAAATATATAGAGAAAAGTAAATTTTTAACATTAATGCCTAACAATCAATCTTTCAAATATTCAAATAAAGATAATTCTTTAAAAAGAAATAATAGATTAGTGAAATATACATTAGTAGCTAATGCTCAATATAACCAACAAGACACACGCATAATGTTAAAAGAAATGACAATAGAGCATTTGTTACCAGACAATGGTAACAATGAAACCACTGCATTCGGCAATTTAACAATTGTAACTGCTTCACTAAACAGTAATGATTTATCAAACAAGCCAATAACTAAAAAAATAGAGATTTTGAATAATAAATCCACTATAAAAGATAATTATAATATTAGAAAATATTATAATTATGAAACAGAAAAATTTGATTATATATCGAGAGAAAAAGATATATTTGAAAATCTTTATGAAAATGTCTTCCCTTATAACCCATATATTTATGGAATTAATGAAAAACAAATAGATACTTATTACAATAACTATGAAAAGGTTAAAAATAATAATGATTTATTAAAAATACTAAAGTTAAAAGGAATTCATTTCGAAAATTCTTTAAGAAATGATCCTCTTTATAGCGATCAATACGAAGTATTTAGAAATTTACTTTAA
- a CDS encoding type I toxin-antitoxin system Fst family toxin, whose product MVEALVHITTTVISGCIVALFTHWLRTRNNKKK is encoded by the coding sequence ATGGTCGAAGCTCTTGTTCACATCACGACCACAGTCATCAGTGGTTGTATTGTTGCGTTATTTACGCATTGGCTACGTACACGTAACAATAAGAAAAAATAG
- a CDS encoding recombinase family protein, which yields MIVGYARVSSIEQNLERQLENLKTFGAEKIFIEKQSGKSIENRPILQEALNFVRMGDRFIVESIDRLGRNYDEVIHTVNYLKDKEVQLMITSLPMMNEVIGNPLLDKFMKDLIIQILAMVSEQERNESKRRQAQGIKIAKEKGVYKGRPLLYSPNAKNPHKRIVYHRVIELLNKGESISKIAKDVGITRQTIYRIKRERTEH from the coding sequence ATGATTGTTGGCTATGCGAGAGTATCATCAATCGAACAAAATTTAGAAAGACAACTCGAAAATTTAAAGACGTTTGGTGCTGAAAAAATATTTATAGAAAAACAATCTGGGAAATCTATTGAAAATAGACCAATACTTCAAGAAGCACTTAACTTTGTAAGAATGGGGGATCGGTTTATAGTAGAATCTATTGATCGTTTAGGTCGTAATTACGATGAAGTGATTCATACCGTTAATTATTTAAAAGACAAAGAAGTTCAATTGATGATTACTAGCTTACCTATGATGAACGAAGTCATTGGCAATCCATTATTAGATAAATTTATGAAAGACTTAATCATTCAAATATTAGCAATGGTTTCAGAACAAGAACGAAATGAAAGTAAACGTAGACAAGCGCAAGGGATTAAAATTGCGAAAGAAAAAGGTGTGTATAAAGGACGCCCTTTACTATATTCACCTAATGCTAAAAATCCTCACAAGAGAATTGTTTACCATCGTGTTATTGAGCTACTAAATAAAGGAGAATCTATTAGTAAGATAGCCAAAGACGTGGGTATTACACGTCAAACAATTTATAGAATCAAAAGGGAAAGAACAGAACATTAA
- a CDS encoding recombinase family protein — MKYGYIRPVTINDDLNEQKKKIETHTNEIVEEIHANNKKRNILDVLLNEKLVPGDMLYVTDLCILADSTKHLVDILDYLSQEDISLYVINLNRYIYKDIKGEFIEILHDITDFQSDIVKFRTRVGLENYSKDGKTLGRPKRDDKNLRDAIEMYMSKKYTLDEIKEQTNISRATLYRHLDK, encoded by the coding sequence ATGAAATACGGTTATATTAGACCCGTTACAATAAACGACGATTTAAATGAACAAAAAAAGAAAATAGAAACTCATACAAATGAAATTGTTGAAGAAATTCATGCTAATAATAAGAAGAGGAATATATTAGATGTTCTTTTAAATGAAAAATTAGTTCCTGGAGATATGTTATACGTTACGGATTTATGTATTCTTGCAGATTCTACGAAACATTTAGTAGATATATTAGATTATCTTTCTCAGGAGGATATATCTTTATATGTTATTAATTTAAATCGTTACATTTATAAAGACATCAAAGGTGAATTTATAGAGATATTACATGATATCACAGACTTTCAAAGTGATATTGTTAAATTTAGAACTCGTGTAGGATTAGAGAATTATTCAAAAGATGGAAAAACTTTAGGAAGACCAAAGCGAGATGATAAAAATCTTAGAGATGCTATTGAAATGTATATGAGCAAAAAATACACTTTAGATGAGATAAAAGAACAGACAAACATAAGTAGGGCAACTTTGTATCGTCATCTAGATAAATAA